A stretch of DNA from Maridesulfovibrio sp.:
GGGTGGAAATGGGGTCTACATTCAGGCCGAGCAGTTCACAGGTTATACGCTCAACTTCAGGGTCGAGCATGGCGTAGGTACCCACTGCACCGGAGATCTTCCCGACACTGACACCTTCCACCGCGTGGGCGAGGCGTTCACGATGGCGGGAAAATTCAGCATAGAAACCGGCCATCTTCAGGCCGAAGCTGGTGGGCTCCGCATGGATGCCATGAGTACGTCCCATGCACATGCGGCCCCTGTTGGCATTGGCCATTTCTTTGAGAGTTACAAGAAATTCATCAAGGTCATCAAGAATGATCTTACCGGCCCGGCTCAGCAGCACCCCGTTTGCGGTATCGACAATATCGGAGGATGTGCAGCCAAGGTGAATAAAACGCGATGAAGGGCCGACTTTCTCTTCCACGGCGGTGAGAAATGCGATGACATCGTGTTTTGTTCTTTCTTCAATTTCAAGAATACGGTCCAATTCAAAATCCGCTTTGTCGCGGATGGTTTTCATATCCTGTTCCGGTATCCGCCCAAGCCTGTGCCAGGCTTCACACACGGCGATTTCTACTTCAAGCCAGACCCTGAAGCGATTTTCCAGAGTCCATAGTTCACCCATGACGGGACGGGTATATCTTTCAATCATTTTACCAATTCCGGTTAATTGTTTTCTTAAATAACGAGGTGGAAAGGGAACTACACGGGGTCACTATATTCCAAATGGCGCCCCGCGACAAGACACAGGAATATTGAAGGGCAGATCAAAAAACAGACGGCCCGGAAATACACCGGGCCGTCTGGCCTCTGATCAGCTAACTTGCTGTAGTGTCGGAACTCTTGGTTGAGGATTCCGACTTAGCGGATGTTCCGGAGCCGCTGCCTGCCGGACTGGAATTCCCGGTTTTACCGGCAGCGGAATCGGTTTTGCAGTATCCGGAAGAATACCACCCACCGCCTTTGAGAACAAAAGAGGAATGTGAAAGCACCTTGGTGGCCTTTCCCCCGCAGACGGGACACTCCAGTTCCTTGTCTTCAAAGCTCGTCTGCCACTCTTCGAATATCTGCTGACATTCGTGGCACTGGTATTCATAAATAGGCATAATACCCTCCAATAAAAAAGGCACGCCGCGCCCCTTCTACAAAGAGGCTGGCGATACCTGTCCCTAGAAATATAAGGGGGTCCGTCCC
This window harbors:
- a CDS encoding zinc ribbon domain-containing protein — its product is MPIYEYQCHECQQIFEEWQTSFEDKELECPVCGGKATKVLSHSSFVLKGGGWYSSGYCKTDSAAGKTGNSSPAGSGSGTSAKSESSTKSSDTTAS